In the Candidatus Methylacidiphilales bacterium genome, one interval contains:
- a CDS encoding excinuclease ABC subunit UvrC, which translates to MSEASKSTRTERPDLGPQVRQLPHKPGVYLFRDRLNRVIYVGKARDLHKRVSQYFHPSRRMSADLKTRALLESIWNLETHVVKSEPESILLEGQLIKEYRPRYNISFRDDKRFLLVKVNLNDPFPRFHLTRIKKDDGARYFGPFAHSGALRSTLNLMKRKFHLRSCHPVIPDEGDYRHCLDHIIKNCSAPCVNKITRAGYLAQVRQACEFLEGQSAEMLKAVEDEMKRAATALNFEKAASLRNMLDDIKLTTKPQRKFVRELPTTVLPVKDMEALRDALQLPAVPAVIECFDISNISVTHKVASMVCFRNGHPDRDHYRRYRIKSVEGQDDFASMAEVVGRRYTRVLREEGKMPDLIVVDGGKGQLGAALKELQRLGQYSQPIIGLAKQNEEVFRPMSPYPLVMPPESGALRLLQRIRDEAHRVANGYHQLLMKKRVGESILDDCPGMSQRKKLALLRHFGSIDKIRKLSLKELQEVEGIGPKLAGSLVDFLSRIKHDLPRETVVPGSVDYVLKRSGA; encoded by the coding sequence GTGAGCGAAGCTTCGAAATCCACCAGGACAGAACGCCCCGATCTGGGCCCCCAGGTGAGGCAATTGCCGCACAAGCCCGGCGTGTATCTGTTCCGCGACCGGCTGAACCGCGTAATCTACGTCGGCAAGGCACGGGATCTGCACAAGCGCGTATCCCAATATTTTCATCCCTCGCGCCGGATGTCGGCCGACCTGAAAACCCGCGCCCTGCTTGAAAGCATCTGGAACCTGGAAACCCATGTGGTCAAATCGGAACCGGAATCGATCCTGCTGGAGGGGCAGTTGATCAAGGAATACCGGCCCCGCTACAACATCAGCTTCCGAGACGACAAGCGCTTTTTGCTTGTTAAAGTCAATCTGAACGACCCGTTTCCACGCTTCCATCTGACACGGATCAAGAAGGACGACGGGGCTCGTTACTTCGGGCCGTTTGCGCATTCGGGCGCGTTGCGCAGCACCTTGAACCTGATGAAACGCAAATTTCATCTGAGGTCCTGCCACCCGGTCATCCCGGACGAAGGCGACTACAGGCATTGCCTGGACCATATTATTAAAAATTGTTCCGCCCCCTGTGTGAACAAGATCACCCGGGCGGGCTATCTGGCGCAGGTCAGACAGGCCTGTGAATTTCTCGAAGGCCAATCGGCGGAGATGCTGAAGGCGGTCGAGGATGAAATGAAGCGCGCGGCAACGGCATTGAATTTTGAGAAGGCCGCTTCTTTGCGCAACATGCTGGACGACATCAAGCTCACAACCAAACCTCAGCGCAAATTTGTACGCGAACTGCCCACAACCGTCCTGCCCGTGAAGGACATGGAAGCCTTGCGCGATGCGTTGCAATTGCCCGCCGTCCCGGCGGTGATCGAGTGCTTTGACATTTCCAACATATCGGTCACCCACAAGGTTGCGTCGATGGTTTGCTTTCGCAACGGCCATCCGGACCGCGACCATTACCGCCGCTACCGGATCAAGTCGGTGGAGGGCCAGGACGATTTTGCCAGCATGGCGGAGGTGGTTGGGCGCCGCTACACCCGGGTCTTGCGCGAGGAAGGTAAAATGCCGGACTTGATCGTGGTGGATGGAGGAAAGGGGCAGTTGGGGGCCGCGTTGAAAGAGTTGCAGAGGCTCGGACAATACAGCCAGCCGATCATCGGCCTGGCAAAGCAGAATGAGGAAGTTTTCCGGCCCATGAGCCCCTATCCGCTTGTCATGCCGCCGGAATCGGGGGCGTTACGACTGTTGCAGCGCATCCGCGATGAAGCGCATCGCGTGGCCAACGGTTATCATCAGCTTTTGATGAAAAAGCGGGTGGGCGAAAGCATCCTGGATGATTGTCCCGGCATGAGCCAGCGCAAGAAACTCGCGTTGCTGCGGCATTTCGGGTCGATTGATAAAATCCGCAAATTATCGCTGAAAGAACTACAAGAGGTTGAAGGCATCGGGCCAAAATTGGCGGGAAGCCTTGTGGATTTCTTGAGCCGGATCAAACACGATTTACCCCGGGAGACCGTGGTTCCGGGAAGTGTGGACTATGTGTTGAAGCGAAGCGGGGCCTGA
- a CDS encoding nucleotidyltransferase domain-containing protein has protein sequence MCRQAPSLEAVRTAVKSACKGRPIRRVEIFGSVARGEGHACSDVDLLVDFLPEAKVGLFEMGALKEDLEEMLGCAVDLVSRRAIEKSANPYRQRAILAAPVTIYAR, from the coding sequence ATGTGCCGCCAGGCGCCTTCACTCGAAGCCGTCCGTACTGCTGTAAAATCGGCATGCAAAGGACGTCCGATACGTCGTGTCGAAATTTTTGGTTCTGTGGCACGAGGAGAAGGCCATGCTTGCAGTGATGTTGATTTACTCGTGGATTTTTTGCCGGAAGCGAAGGTTGGACTTTTTGAAATGGGCGCGTTGAAGGAGGATCTCGAGGAAATGCTCGGTTGTGCCGTCGATCTTGTCAGCCGGCGCGCCATCGAGAAAAGCGCCAATCCCTATCGCCAAAGGGCAATTCTCGCCGCACCGGTTACGATCTATGCCCGATGA
- a CDS encoding DUF86 domain-containing protein: MPDEKQNGLLKDIFDSARAIRQYLTGVTWDDFFKNPEKQDAILRRFEIIGEAAGRLAPETQTAFPQLPFRSMKGMRNIIAHDYGEVDLDQVWKTATRDLDGLIDTLEKHFAALQ, encoded by the coding sequence ATGCCCGATGAGAAGCAAAACGGGCTATTAAAGGACATTTTTGATTCCGCGAGAGCTATCCGGCAATATCTCACAGGTGTAACCTGGGATGACTTTTTTAAAAATCCGGAAAAACAAGACGCAATATTGCGTCGGTTTGAAATTATCGGCGAAGCTGCAGGCCGCCTGGCACCTGAAACTCAGACGGCTTTCCCACAACTGCCATTCCGCAGCATGAAAGGAATGCGCAACATCATTGCTCATGATTATGGCGAGGTTGATTTGGACCAGGTGTGGAAAACGGCAACACGTGATCTTGACGGATTGATTGATACGCTGGAAAAGCATTTTGCCGCTTTACAATGA
- a CDS encoding type II toxin-antitoxin system VapC family toxin, whose translation MNAYFDTSVLLKVYIRETASTEAVALIQATAPPIPFPHLLELEIRNALRLKHGRRDITESELRGALGLLHADLTGGILSKPNYDLASVFHRAEGLSAKNTARTLARSADILHVATACEIGCKEFVSFDERQRKVAAQAGLKVVPRKLPALN comes from the coding sequence TTGAACGCTTATTTCGACACCTCGGTTTTGTTGAAAGTGTATATCCGCGAAACCGCCAGCACGGAAGCGGTGGCGCTCATCCAGGCAACGGCTCCGCCCATACCTTTCCCCCATCTTTTGGAGTTGGAGATTCGCAATGCTCTCCGGCTGAAACACGGACGCAGGGACATCACAGAATCGGAATTGCGGGGGGCATTGGGATTGCTTCACGCGGATCTGACTGGTGGCATCCTGTCGAAACCCAACTACGATCTGGCTTCGGTCTTTCATCGGGCGGAAGGGCTTTCGGCCAAAAATACGGCCCGCACCCTTGCCCGGTCGGCGGACATCCTGCATGTGGCCACGGCATGCGAGATCGGATGCAAAGAATTTGTTTCCTTCGATGAACGGCAACGGAAAGTTGCCGCGCAGGCGGGGCTGAAAGTTGTTCCGCGCAAACTTCCAGCTTTGAACTGA
- a CDS encoding NAD(P)-dependent oxidoreductase — translation MSAKISNQVGVVGVGRMGANMARRLAEKGFQIAAVYDVRREAAVELAKELKCHAAEKLAEVTAEAGFILTVVSDDKAMRSIFTDPGDNLLSGAEGRTFINFATVSPQVHLDVEKAAQSAGAAAIEACMASSITQARQGTLYLILAGDSAVVKKATPMLEALSIARRYVGETGRAAQVKALVNMVMNINTAGLAEGLAVGDALGLDLNILREIFSQTGANSRVLETDGGDMQNREHDCYFSAAHAAKDSGIAVSLAKEAGIKVPLGEATLGQYRLMIEKGLGELDKSGVAELTFKGRGKK, via the coding sequence ATGAGTGCTAAAATATCGAATCAAGTGGGTGTTGTTGGCGTTGGCCGGATGGGCGCCAATATGGCGCGGCGCCTGGCCGAAAAAGGATTCCAGATAGCGGCGGTCTATGATGTGCGCCGTGAAGCCGCCGTTGAACTGGCAAAGGAACTCAAATGCCACGCGGCTGAAAAACTGGCCGAGGTCACGGCGGAAGCCGGGTTCATCCTCACCGTTGTTTCCGACGACAAGGCGATGCGGAGCATTTTTACGGATCCGGGAGACAACCTGCTCAGCGGCGCCGAAGGACGCACCTTCATCAATTTCGCCACGGTTTCCCCGCAGGTGCATCTCGATGTGGAAAAAGCAGCCCAGAGTGCGGGCGCGGCGGCAATCGAAGCCTGCATGGCCTCAAGCATCACGCAGGCCCGGCAGGGGACCCTATATCTGATCCTCGCAGGCGATTCCGCCGTGGTCAAGAAGGCGACTCCGATGTTGGAAGCTCTCAGCATCGCGCGCCGCTACGTGGGTGAAACGGGCCGGGCGGCCCAGGTGAAAGCATTGGTCAACATGGTGATGAACATCAACACCGCGGGACTGGCCGAAGGGCTTGCCGTGGGCGACGCGCTGGGCCTCGATTTGAATATCCTGCGCGAGATTTTTTCCCAGACCGGCGCCAACTCCCGCGTATTGGAGACCGATGGCGGCGACATGCAAAACCGCGAACACGACTGCTACTTTTCCGCAGCCCATGCGGCAAAGGATTCAGGCATTGCCGTCTCGCTGGCCAAGGAGGCCGGGATCAAGGTCCCGCTGGGCGAAGCCACATTGGGCCAGTATCGCTTGATGATCGAGAAAGGCCTGGGCGAACTCGACAAATCGGGCGTCGCCGAGTTGACCTTCAAGGGGCGCGGCAAGAAATAG
- a CDS encoding phosphatase PAP2 family protein: MSKLPPWLQETGADVWDILRQGLGNVARWRKWCLVVLCLLVLIARKTWHHDAAWLQQLQTHQEYWTQMARKLSYWGDYLTWTVPFGLIILGLGLILKKSNWRRAAIACILAASFAGIGANLVSFAVGRPRPSAETADGMYGPRWNYNKYRSFPSGHAATSFGTATALAVTLPPVGIPCLFYAGGVGWARMELGRHYPTDILVGSVFGIAFGIAFGRAARSVLLKQE, from the coding sequence ATGAGCAAATTACCGCCTTGGCTGCAAGAAACGGGCGCCGACGTCTGGGATATTCTCCGCCAGGGGCTTGGAAATGTGGCGCGCTGGCGCAAATGGTGCCTGGTGGTTCTTTGCCTGCTGGTTTTAATAGCCCGAAAAACCTGGCATCATGACGCAGCCTGGCTTCAACAACTGCAAACCCATCAGGAATACTGGACCCAGATGGCGCGAAAACTCAGTTATTGGGGGGATTACCTGACCTGGACGGTCCCGTTCGGACTCATCATCCTCGGTCTGGGTTTAATTTTAAAAAAATCAAACTGGCGCCGCGCCGCCATCGCTTGCATTCTCGCGGCCAGTTTTGCCGGAATTGGCGCCAATCTTGTGAGTTTTGCGGTGGGCCGCCCGCGCCCGTCGGCCGAAACCGCGGATGGCATGTACGGTCCGCGCTGGAATTACAACAAGTACCGCAGCTTTCCCTCCGGCCATGCCGCCACTTCCTTCGGCACGGCAACGGCACTGGCTGTAACGTTGCCGCCAGTCGGCATACCCTGCCTGTTTTACGCGGGCGGTGTCGGGTGGGCGCGGATGGAGCTGGGCCGCCATTATCCCACGGATATTCTCGTCGGCTCGGTTTTTGGCATCGCATTTGGGATCGCATTCGGAAGAGCCGCGCGGTCGGTTTTACTCAAACAGGAATAA